In the Leptospira sp. WS4.C2 genome, one interval contains:
- a CDS encoding class I SAM-dependent methyltransferase has product MTERGFGALTMFENRIRKLKKEREKWAKRESITCYRIYSEDIPQVSCILDRYPNGLVLYDKSSLRFQAEEGHDERFDRIASIVRDVFQISEEQLFLKRRKKQKGTDQYDKLAIEGNFEWVKESNLEFRINLSDYLDTGLFLDHRITRDWLRKASKGKSVLNLFSYTGAFSVYAASGGATKTKSIDLSKTYCEWALKNLEQNGFKTTNHQIINADILQWMEEETKNPNRERYDLIFLDPPTFSNSKKMREEWDVQTKHRNLLLLLLTKFLNDDGEIWFSTNFRKFKMEIEDDEWKQRGYQSINRTKESIPPDFRDEKIHQLFCIKSDPNS; this is encoded by the coding sequence ATGACCGAACGGGGATTTGGTGCCCTTACCATGTTTGAGAACCGCATTCGTAAGCTGAAAAAAGAGCGCGAAAAGTGGGCAAAACGAGAATCTATTACTTGTTACCGAATCTACTCGGAAGACATTCCACAAGTATCGTGCATTTTGGACCGCTATCCCAATGGTTTGGTTTTGTATGATAAAAGTTCCTTACGTTTTCAAGCAGAAGAAGGACATGATGAACGTTTTGATCGAATTGCATCTATTGTTCGTGATGTATTCCAGATCTCTGAAGAACAACTGTTTCTAAAAAGACGCAAAAAACAAAAAGGTACGGACCAATATGATAAACTCGCCATTGAAGGAAACTTTGAATGGGTAAAAGAATCTAATTTGGAATTTCGAATCAATCTTTCTGATTATTTAGACACTGGTTTGTTTTTAGATCACCGGATCACTCGTGATTGGTTGAGGAAAGCATCTAAAGGAAAATCAGTATTAAATTTATTTTCATATACAGGAGCATTCTCCGTATATGCAGCGTCAGGTGGAGCGACAAAAACAAAAAGTATAGATCTTTCCAAAACTTATTGTGAATGGGCTTTGAAAAATTTAGAACAAAATGGATTCAAAACCACAAATCATCAAATCATCAATGCAGATATTTTGCAATGGATGGAAGAGGAAACAAAAAATCCCAATCGAGAACGTTATGATTTGATATTTCTTGATCCTCCAACATTTTCCAATAGTAAAAAAATGAGGGAAGAGTGGGATGTACAAACCAAACATCGAAATCTTCTTTTGTTACTCCTAACAAAATTTCTAAATGATGATGGAGAAATTTGGTTCTCCACTAATTTTCGGAAATTTAAAATGGAAATTGAGGATGATGAATGGAAACAACGCGGATACCAATCCATTAACCGTACAAAGGAATCAATACCACCAGACTTTCGGGATGAAAAAATCCATCAGTTATTCTGCATAAAATCAGATCCAAATTCCTAA
- a CDS encoding motility protein A, with product MIHSTLLGILAAVLSVFVAILIEGASLRSFFHLPAMLLIVGGTLGATFASYSISQVTKAVRDTKFALSRKKENDLKLIFFRFWEKARKDGLLSLEDEAKKLANPFLQKGIQLIVDGSDPRTIEEILWEAHEEEEKNDLKSAKVFETAAGFSPTVGIIGTVLGLVTVLENLDGGTKVLGQGIATAFIATFYGISFANLILLPISNQLKVVAKRESNERQAIMRGILSLQSGENRRILAERIDPFVKY from the coding sequence AAGGGGCTTCTTTACGATCCTTCTTTCATTTACCCGCCATGTTACTCATCGTAGGTGGAACGTTAGGTGCTACATTTGCATCTTACTCTATATCACAAGTAACTAAAGCAGTAAGAGACACAAAATTTGCCCTTTCTAGAAAAAAAGAAAACGATCTGAAACTTATTTTCTTTCGGTTTTGGGAAAAAGCCAGAAAAGACGGTTTATTGTCTTTAGAGGATGAAGCCAAAAAACTAGCAAATCCCTTTTTACAAAAGGGAATTCAGTTGATTGTGGATGGCTCTGACCCCCGAACCATTGAAGAAATTCTTTGGGAAGCCCACGAAGAAGAAGAAAAAAACGACTTAAAATCGGCCAAAGTATTTGAAACGGCCGCTGGGTTTTCTCCCACAGTAGGTATCATTGGAACCGTACTCGGTCTTGTGACCGTCTTGGAGAATCTAGATGGCGGTACCAAAGTTCTTGGTCAGGGGATTGCGACAGCCTTCATCGCAACCTTTTATGGAATCTCTTTTGCAAACTTAATCTTACTTCCAATCTCTAACCAACTTAAAGTAGTCGCCAAACGAGAAAGTAACGAACGACAAGCCATTATGAGAGGGATCCTATCATTACAATCTGGAGAAAACAGAAGGATCCTTGCCGAACGAATTGATCCCTTTGTTAAATATTGA
- a CDS encoding ribonuclease HI family protein — MSTKDTTFIYCDGSSRGNPGPSAIGVSFQDNDGIEFFFLSEKIGTATNNVAEWQALHRGMEEAIKQNLQKIRFRLDSELVVKQMKGEYKVKNKDLLVFKTKCESLKSSFQQFDIQYIPREQNSRADQLANLAQDAKV, encoded by the coding sequence ATGTCTACAAAAGATACCACCTTCATTTACTGTGACGGTAGTTCCCGCGGAAACCCAGGTCCTTCTGCCATCGGAGTTTCCTTCCAAGACAATGATGGAATCGAATTTTTCTTTTTATCCGAAAAAATTGGAACCGCAACAAACAATGTAGCAGAATGGCAAGCCTTACATCGCGGCATGGAAGAAGCAATCAAACAAAATCTACAAAAGATTAGATTTCGATTGGATTCCGAACTTGTCGTTAAACAGATGAAAGGCGAGTATAAAGTTAAAAATAAAGACTTACTTGTTTTCAAAACCAAATGTGAATCTTTAAAATCTTCCTTTCAACAATTTGATATTCAGTATATCCCACGAGAACAAAACTCCAGAGCCGACCAATTGGCAAATTTAGCGCAGGACGCGAAGGTTTGA